A genomic region of Epinephelus moara isolate mb chromosome 23, YSFRI_EMoa_1.0, whole genome shotgun sequence contains the following coding sequences:
- the phf21b gene encoding PHD finger protein 21B isoform X4 yields MELQGLQEALKVEIQCHQDGELKRQLHDRRITALSDKQNQTLCKGLNELQNGQKLAVRSCPVGSTKPLSLIKPPSQGIAISVVPAKAPVSMVTAHINGQKAASSEPLQTSPINLQTGGRVAAAGVHPFSSRRAGELPPSQMLGTLTAVPIKVPQVSSLHRLAGQAATVLPQVRPKTQIPDSLPHSPCQELQPLSLQRATAVVSPKSQGPTLPTANSTFSPDHQPNGQSDASSPPAPPHGPSGAPDSGGPAQHASAGPGVAYAIIAASPATGNGVSAVSEAVKVQPLLFSADNKVIIIQPQAPSSTEGSPGAQADLPSQEAPPAPKSPSQKKDEDPEKIAFMVALGLVTTEHLEEIQTKRQERKRRSTANPAYSGLFEPERKRLASHYLNSSLFLSARDSEDFCWKEDLEHDDHCAVCKEDGELQPCHNCPRAFHPNCLHPPLKTPPRGPWYCPKCQKKVLNKENMSWPQNFVQSYVTHKTVRQEEKRRLLRRNNELKKECAHLEEQDKKLNDTLKQCMDLRERLLGQQRDTQASLERLKALIRLIQRDQLIQVTMTTTATIAAASLLSQSWIKPTSTAAAAVVAAAAATAATAAAPGPSATPLQQKSHAHSQDDTNN; encoded by the exons aagCTGGCAGTCAGAAGTTGTCCTGTAGGGTCGACTAAGCCGCTGTCTCTCATCAAGCCACCCAGCCAGGGCATCGCCATCTCCGTGGTGCCGGCCAAGGCTCCCGTTTCCATGGTGACCGCACACATTAACGGACAGAAGGCGGCGAGCTCGGAGCCGCTGCAGACGTCCCCCATCAACCTCCAGACGGGCGGCAGGGTGGCGGCCGCCGGAGTCCACCCGTTCAGCAGCAGGAGAGCCGGAGAGCTGCCTCCCTCTCAG atgcTGGGAACTCTCACAGCTGTGCCCATCAAGGTGCCTCAAGTCAGCTCCCTGCACCGGCTGGCAGGACAAGCAGCCACTGTGCTACCTCAG GTCAGGCCAAAGACCCAGATCCCCGACAGTCTCCCCCACAGTCCCTGTCAGGAGCTGCAGCCTCTCAGCCTGCAGAGGGCCACCGCCGTGGTCAGTCCCAAGAGCCAGGGCCCCACCCTGCCCACCGCCAACAGCACCTTCAGCCCCGACCACCAGCCCAATGGCCAGAGCGACGCCTCGTCGCCCCCGGCCCCGCCACACGGCCCGTCGGGAGCCCCAGACTCTGGTGGCCCCGCTCAGCACGCCTCTGCGGGGCCTGGCGTGGCGTACGCCATCATCGCCGCCTCCCCCGCCACCGGCAACGGGGTGTCAGCCGTCAGCGAGGCCGTCAAGGTGCAGCCACTGCTCTTCAGCGCTGACAACAAG GTGATAATAATCCAGCCACAGGCCCCCAGCAGCACTGAGGGGTCCCCGGGGGCCCAGGCTGACCTCCCGTCACAGGAGGCCCCACCCGCTCCTAAGTCCCCCTCCCAGAAGAAAGACGAGGACCCCGAG aaaATCGCCTTCATGGTCGCCCTCGGCCTCGTCACCACAGAACACCTGGAGG AAATCCAGACGAAGcgacaggagaggaagagacgaaGCACAGCCAACCCGGCCTACAGCGGCCTCTTTGAACCAGAG cGTAAACGTCTGGCGTCACATTACCTGAACAGCTCGCTCTTCCTCTCAGCACgag ACTCTGAGGATTTCTGCTGGAAG GAGGACTTGGAGCATGACGACCACTGTGCCGTCTGTAAGGAGGACGGCGAGCTGCAGCCCTGCCACAACTGCCCCAGAGCCTTCCACCCCAACTGCCTCCACCCGCCGCTCAAAACCCCACCCAGAGGACCCTGGTACTGCCCCAAGTGCCAGAAGAAG GTTCTgaacaaagaaaacatgtcGTGGCCACAGAACTTTGTTCAGTCCTACGTTACACACAAGACAG tgaGGCAGGAGGAGAAGCGACGGCTGCTGAGACGAAACAACGAGCTGAAGAAAGAGTGCGCTCACCTGGAAGAACAAGACAAGAAGCTCAACGACAcactcaaa CAGTGTATGGACCTGAGGGAGAGACTGTTGGGGCAGCAGAGAGACACTCAGGCCTCGCTCGAACGCCTCAAAGCTCTCATCAGGTTGATCCAACGCGACCAGCTCATCCAGGTCACCATGACGACCACCGCCACCATCGCCGCCGCCTCGCTGCTCTCCCAGTCCTGGATCAAACCCACCAGCACCGCCGCCGCCGCTGTTGTTGCCGCCGCCGCTGCCACCGCCGCCACCGCCGCCGCCCCGGGCCCCTCGGCCACGCCCCTGCAGCAGAAGAGCCACGCCCACAGCCAGGATGACACCAACAACTAG
- the phf21b gene encoding PHD finger protein 21B isoform X5, translating into MELQGLQEALKVEIQCHQDGELKRQLHDRRITALSDKQNQTLCKGLNELQNGQKLAVRSCPVGSTKPLSLIKPPSQGIAISVVPAKAPVSMVTAHINGQKAASSEPLQTSPINLQTGGRVAAAGVHPFSSRRAGELPPSQMLGTLTAVPIKVPQVSSLHRLAGQAATVLPQVRPKTQIPDSLPHSPCQELQPLSLQRATAVVSPKSQGPTLPTANSTFSPDHQPNGQSDASSPPAPPHGPSGAPDSGGPAQHASAGPGVAYAIIAASPATGNGVSAVSEAVKVIIIQPQAPSSTEGSPGAQADLPSQEAPPAPKSPSQKKDEDPEKIAFMVALGLVTTEHLEEIQTKRQERKRRSTANPAYSGLFEPERKRLASHYLNSSLFLSARDSEDFCWKEDLEHDDHCAVCKEDGELQPCHNCPRAFHPNCLHPPLKTPPRGPWYCPKCQKKVLNKENMSWPQNFVQSYVTHKTVRQEEKRRLLRRNNELKKECAHLEEQDKKLNDTLKQCMDLRERLLGQQRDTQASLERLKALIRLIQRDQLIQVTMTTTATIAAASLLSQSWIKPTSTAAAAVVAAAAATAATAAAPGPSATPLQQKSHAHSQDDTNN; encoded by the exons aagCTGGCAGTCAGAAGTTGTCCTGTAGGGTCGACTAAGCCGCTGTCTCTCATCAAGCCACCCAGCCAGGGCATCGCCATCTCCGTGGTGCCGGCCAAGGCTCCCGTTTCCATGGTGACCGCACACATTAACGGACAGAAGGCGGCGAGCTCGGAGCCGCTGCAGACGTCCCCCATCAACCTCCAGACGGGCGGCAGGGTGGCGGCCGCCGGAGTCCACCCGTTCAGCAGCAGGAGAGCCGGAGAGCTGCCTCCCTCTCAG atgcTGGGAACTCTCACAGCTGTGCCCATCAAGGTGCCTCAAGTCAGCTCCCTGCACCGGCTGGCAGGACAAGCAGCCACTGTGCTACCTCAG GTCAGGCCAAAGACCCAGATCCCCGACAGTCTCCCCCACAGTCCCTGTCAGGAGCTGCAGCCTCTCAGCCTGCAGAGGGCCACCGCCGTGGTCAGTCCCAAGAGCCAGGGCCCCACCCTGCCCACCGCCAACAGCACCTTCAGCCCCGACCACCAGCCCAATGGCCAGAGCGACGCCTCGTCGCCCCCGGCCCCGCCACACGGCCCGTCGGGAGCCCCAGACTCTGGTGGCCCCGCTCAGCACGCCTCTGCGGGGCCTGGCGTGGCGTACGCCATCATCGCCGCCTCCCCCGCCACCGGCAACGGGGTGTCAGCCGTCAGCGAGGCCGTCAAG GTGATAATAATCCAGCCACAGGCCCCCAGCAGCACTGAGGGGTCCCCGGGGGCCCAGGCTGACCTCCCGTCACAGGAGGCCCCACCCGCTCCTAAGTCCCCCTCCCAGAAGAAAGACGAGGACCCCGAG aaaATCGCCTTCATGGTCGCCCTCGGCCTCGTCACCACAGAACACCTGGAGG AAATCCAGACGAAGcgacaggagaggaagagacgaaGCACAGCCAACCCGGCCTACAGCGGCCTCTTTGAACCAGAG cGTAAACGTCTGGCGTCACATTACCTGAACAGCTCGCTCTTCCTCTCAGCACgag ACTCTGAGGATTTCTGCTGGAAG GAGGACTTGGAGCATGACGACCACTGTGCCGTCTGTAAGGAGGACGGCGAGCTGCAGCCCTGCCACAACTGCCCCAGAGCCTTCCACCCCAACTGCCTCCACCCGCCGCTCAAAACCCCACCCAGAGGACCCTGGTACTGCCCCAAGTGCCAGAAGAAG GTTCTgaacaaagaaaacatgtcGTGGCCACAGAACTTTGTTCAGTCCTACGTTACACACAAGACAG tgaGGCAGGAGGAGAAGCGACGGCTGCTGAGACGAAACAACGAGCTGAAGAAAGAGTGCGCTCACCTGGAAGAACAAGACAAGAAGCTCAACGACAcactcaaa CAGTGTATGGACCTGAGGGAGAGACTGTTGGGGCAGCAGAGAGACACTCAGGCCTCGCTCGAACGCCTCAAAGCTCTCATCAGGTTGATCCAACGCGACCAGCTCATCCAGGTCACCATGACGACCACCGCCACCATCGCCGCCGCCTCGCTGCTCTCCCAGTCCTGGATCAAACCCACCAGCACCGCCGCCGCCGCTGTTGTTGCCGCCGCCGCTGCCACCGCCGCCACCGCCGCCGCCCCGGGCCCCTCGGCCACGCCCCTGCAGCAGAAGAGCCACGCCCACAGCCAGGATGACACCAACAACTAG
- the phf21b gene encoding PHD finger protein 21B isoform X6, whose translation MELQGLQEALKVEIQCHQNQTLCKGLNELQNGQKLAVRSCPVGSTKPLSLIKPPSQGIAISVVPAKAPVSMVTAHINGQKAASSEPLQTSPINLQTGGRVAAAGVHPFSSRRAGELPPSQMLGTLTAVPIKVPQVSSLHRLAGQAATVLPQVRPKTQIPDSLPHSPCQELQPLSLQRATAVVSPKSQGPTLPTANSTFSPDHQPNGQSDASSPPAPPHGPSGAPDSGGPAQHASAGPGVAYAIIAASPATGNGVSAVSEAVKVQPLLFSADNKVIIIQPQAPSSTEGSPGAQADLPSQEAPPAPKSPSQKKDEDPEKIAFMVALGLVTTEHLEEIQTKRQERKRRSTANPAYSGLFEPERKRLASHYLNSSLFLSARDSEDFCWKEDLEHDDHCAVCKEDGELQPCHNCPRAFHPNCLHPPLKTPPRGPWYCPKCQKKVLNKENMSWPQNFVQSYVTHKTVRQEEKRRLLRRNNELKKECAHLEEQDKKLNDTLKQCMDLRERLLGQQRDTQASLERLKALIRLIQRDQLIQVTMTTTATIAAASLLSQSWIKPTSTAAAAVVAAAAATAATAAAPGPSATPLQQKSHAHSQDDTNN comes from the exons aagCTGGCAGTCAGAAGTTGTCCTGTAGGGTCGACTAAGCCGCTGTCTCTCATCAAGCCACCCAGCCAGGGCATCGCCATCTCCGTGGTGCCGGCCAAGGCTCCCGTTTCCATGGTGACCGCACACATTAACGGACAGAAGGCGGCGAGCTCGGAGCCGCTGCAGACGTCCCCCATCAACCTCCAGACGGGCGGCAGGGTGGCGGCCGCCGGAGTCCACCCGTTCAGCAGCAGGAGAGCCGGAGAGCTGCCTCCCTCTCAG atgcTGGGAACTCTCACAGCTGTGCCCATCAAGGTGCCTCAAGTCAGCTCCCTGCACCGGCTGGCAGGACAAGCAGCCACTGTGCTACCTCAG GTCAGGCCAAAGACCCAGATCCCCGACAGTCTCCCCCACAGTCCCTGTCAGGAGCTGCAGCCTCTCAGCCTGCAGAGGGCCACCGCCGTGGTCAGTCCCAAGAGCCAGGGCCCCACCCTGCCCACCGCCAACAGCACCTTCAGCCCCGACCACCAGCCCAATGGCCAGAGCGACGCCTCGTCGCCCCCGGCCCCGCCACACGGCCCGTCGGGAGCCCCAGACTCTGGTGGCCCCGCTCAGCACGCCTCTGCGGGGCCTGGCGTGGCGTACGCCATCATCGCCGCCTCCCCCGCCACCGGCAACGGGGTGTCAGCCGTCAGCGAGGCCGTCAAGGTGCAGCCACTGCTCTTCAGCGCTGACAACAAG GTGATAATAATCCAGCCACAGGCCCCCAGCAGCACTGAGGGGTCCCCGGGGGCCCAGGCTGACCTCCCGTCACAGGAGGCCCCACCCGCTCCTAAGTCCCCCTCCCAGAAGAAAGACGAGGACCCCGAG aaaATCGCCTTCATGGTCGCCCTCGGCCTCGTCACCACAGAACACCTGGAGG AAATCCAGACGAAGcgacaggagaggaagagacgaaGCACAGCCAACCCGGCCTACAGCGGCCTCTTTGAACCAGAG cGTAAACGTCTGGCGTCACATTACCTGAACAGCTCGCTCTTCCTCTCAGCACgag ACTCTGAGGATTTCTGCTGGAAG GAGGACTTGGAGCATGACGACCACTGTGCCGTCTGTAAGGAGGACGGCGAGCTGCAGCCCTGCCACAACTGCCCCAGAGCCTTCCACCCCAACTGCCTCCACCCGCCGCTCAAAACCCCACCCAGAGGACCCTGGTACTGCCCCAAGTGCCAGAAGAAG GTTCTgaacaaagaaaacatgtcGTGGCCACAGAACTTTGTTCAGTCCTACGTTACACACAAGACAG tgaGGCAGGAGGAGAAGCGACGGCTGCTGAGACGAAACAACGAGCTGAAGAAAGAGTGCGCTCACCTGGAAGAACAAGACAAGAAGCTCAACGACAcactcaaa CAGTGTATGGACCTGAGGGAGAGACTGTTGGGGCAGCAGAGAGACACTCAGGCCTCGCTCGAACGCCTCAAAGCTCTCATCAGGTTGATCCAACGCGACCAGCTCATCCAGGTCACCATGACGACCACCGCCACCATCGCCGCCGCCTCGCTGCTCTCCCAGTCCTGGATCAAACCCACCAGCACCGCCGCCGCCGCTGTTGTTGCCGCCGCCGCTGCCACCGCCGCCACCGCCGCCGCCCCGGGCCCCTCGGCCACGCCCCTGCAGCAGAAGAGCCACGCCCACAGCCAGGATGACACCAACAACTAG
- the phf21b gene encoding PHD finger protein 21B isoform X7, translating into MINSHKLAVRSCPVGSTKPLSLIKPPSQGIAISVVPAKAPVSMVTAHINGQKAASSEPLQTSPINLQTGGRVAAAGVHPFSSRRAGELPPSQMLGTLTAVPIKVPQVSSLHRLAGQAATVLPQVRPKTQIPDSLPHSPCQELQPLSLQRATAVVSPKSQGPTLPTANSTFSPDHQPNGQSDASSPPAPPHGPSGAPDSGGPAQHASAGPGVAYAIIAASPATGNGVSAVSEAVKVQPLLFSADNKVIIIQPQAPSSTEGSPGAQADLPSQEAPPAPKSPSQKKDEDPEKIAFMVALGLVTTEHLEEIQTKRQERKRRSTANPAYSGLFEPERKRLASHYLNSSLFLSARDSEDFCWKEDLEHDDHCAVCKEDGELQPCHNCPRAFHPNCLHPPLKTPPRGPWYCPKCQKKVLNKENMSWPQNFVQSYVTHKTVRQEEKRRLLRRNNELKKECAHLEEQDKKLNDTLKQCMDLRERLLGQQRDTQASLERLKALIRLIQRDQLIQVTMTTTATIAAASLLSQSWIKPTSTAAAAVVAAAAATAATAAAPGPSATPLQQKSHAHSQDDTNN; encoded by the exons aagCTGGCAGTCAGAAGTTGTCCTGTAGGGTCGACTAAGCCGCTGTCTCTCATCAAGCCACCCAGCCAGGGCATCGCCATCTCCGTGGTGCCGGCCAAGGCTCCCGTTTCCATGGTGACCGCACACATTAACGGACAGAAGGCGGCGAGCTCGGAGCCGCTGCAGACGTCCCCCATCAACCTCCAGACGGGCGGCAGGGTGGCGGCCGCCGGAGTCCACCCGTTCAGCAGCAGGAGAGCCGGAGAGCTGCCTCCCTCTCAG atgcTGGGAACTCTCACAGCTGTGCCCATCAAGGTGCCTCAAGTCAGCTCCCTGCACCGGCTGGCAGGACAAGCAGCCACTGTGCTACCTCAG GTCAGGCCAAAGACCCAGATCCCCGACAGTCTCCCCCACAGTCCCTGTCAGGAGCTGCAGCCTCTCAGCCTGCAGAGGGCCACCGCCGTGGTCAGTCCCAAGAGCCAGGGCCCCACCCTGCCCACCGCCAACAGCACCTTCAGCCCCGACCACCAGCCCAATGGCCAGAGCGACGCCTCGTCGCCCCCGGCCCCGCCACACGGCCCGTCGGGAGCCCCAGACTCTGGTGGCCCCGCTCAGCACGCCTCTGCGGGGCCTGGCGTGGCGTACGCCATCATCGCCGCCTCCCCCGCCACCGGCAACGGGGTGTCAGCCGTCAGCGAGGCCGTCAAGGTGCAGCCACTGCTCTTCAGCGCTGACAACAAG GTGATAATAATCCAGCCACAGGCCCCCAGCAGCACTGAGGGGTCCCCGGGGGCCCAGGCTGACCTCCCGTCACAGGAGGCCCCACCCGCTCCTAAGTCCCCCTCCCAGAAGAAAGACGAGGACCCCGAG aaaATCGCCTTCATGGTCGCCCTCGGCCTCGTCACCACAGAACACCTGGAGG AAATCCAGACGAAGcgacaggagaggaagagacgaaGCACAGCCAACCCGGCCTACAGCGGCCTCTTTGAACCAGAG cGTAAACGTCTGGCGTCACATTACCTGAACAGCTCGCTCTTCCTCTCAGCACgag ACTCTGAGGATTTCTGCTGGAAG GAGGACTTGGAGCATGACGACCACTGTGCCGTCTGTAAGGAGGACGGCGAGCTGCAGCCCTGCCACAACTGCCCCAGAGCCTTCCACCCCAACTGCCTCCACCCGCCGCTCAAAACCCCACCCAGAGGACCCTGGTACTGCCCCAAGTGCCAGAAGAAG GTTCTgaacaaagaaaacatgtcGTGGCCACAGAACTTTGTTCAGTCCTACGTTACACACAAGACAG tgaGGCAGGAGGAGAAGCGACGGCTGCTGAGACGAAACAACGAGCTGAAGAAAGAGTGCGCTCACCTGGAAGAACAAGACAAGAAGCTCAACGACAcactcaaa CAGTGTATGGACCTGAGGGAGAGACTGTTGGGGCAGCAGAGAGACACTCAGGCCTCGCTCGAACGCCTCAAAGCTCTCATCAGGTTGATCCAACGCGACCAGCTCATCCAGGTCACCATGACGACCACCGCCACCATCGCCGCCGCCTCGCTGCTCTCCCAGTCCTGGATCAAACCCACCAGCACCGCCGCCGCCGCTGTTGTTGCCGCCGCCGCTGCCACCGCCGCCACCGCCGCCGCCCCGGGCCCCTCGGCCACGCCCCTGCAGCAGAAGAGCCACGCCCACAGCCAGGATGACACCAACAACTAG